A window of Macrotis lagotis isolate mMagLag1 chromosome 1, bilby.v1.9.chrom.fasta, whole genome shotgun sequence genomic DNA:
attgcaaactttaaagtagtATACAAATGCCAGCTGTCACCATCACAGACCCACACGGTTAATAAGTCTAAGTGAGAGTTGAAGCCGGTTCTCCTTCCCTGAACCAGAGCCGCTTTTGCCGAATCTCAGTCCCAATAAGTGGGCAGTCACAGACATTTACCATCCATCCTGCTACAAGACCTCCGAAGGGAGAGAATCCCTTCCTCCGGGGTACAACCTGTTCTCCTACACTGGTCCCCGGGAGAATGTCAGGTCCTTGAGCGCAGGGCCTCCTCCTTTTTGTGTCTGTTCCTCCGcctctcccccaccctccacccctCCGCCTAGCCCTGACTCTGGCACGCCGCAGACGCTTGATAACGTCGGTGGAACTGCGGTGACCTGCGGGGCCTGGCACCACCCCACTCATTCCTCTCCCCTGGGAGGGAGGCAGGGCCCAAGGATGGCCGTGCGGGGCGCTTTGTGACCAGCTCACAGGCCCCTGGCTGCCTCATCCATCCTGGGGCTCCTCTTCTGCAGAGGGGCCCGGGAACCGGAGGGCGGGCTGGAGGAGCTCTCCCCCGCCGCAAGGATGTCTGGCAGCTCTGAGGCGGGCTCAGCAAAGCGTGGCTGAGGCCGGGCGGGGAGCGGGAGAGGGTCCAGGCAAGAGGCAAGGAGGGGGCAGCCAGGGCCGCCTCAAACTGCAGTTACCCTGCCAACAGTGGCGTGAGCCTGGCACACGTTCTCGGTTACCATGGACACGACACCCCCTTCTCCAGCCCCGCTTTGCTTTCCCGCCCCCGCCTCAGCTACACCCGGGGCCCTGCGGCTCTGGTTTCCATGGCAACCCAGGAGCCCAAGTCTGGGGCTTTCTATATATATGTCAAGCCAGGCACAGTGGGTCTCCTTCCCTCACTTCTCTCGCCGGATCCAGCATCTGTCTGGGTCCTCCAGGGCACTCTGGGGCCTGGGCAAAATTCCTTGCTCCCTCACTGGAACAGGACACGGGGTCCATCTTTTCCGAGTTGTCTGATACTGCCTGTGCCTCCCTCTCCTGAGCCAAGGGGATGAACAGGGCCACCCTCTACAGTCGGGTCCCAACTGCCTCTTCCTCCTGGAAGCATGTTGCCTCCACACCCCACCACCAGCTCCCTGAGCCTGTAATCTGGCTCATTATTGACATAATAGCATCATGAAGTAAACTGAGGTTGAGGGTGAGGAGAGGATCCAAGAGCCACTGGAGTTCCTCTACTGAGCCAAGAACCTAGGAGTCTTGCCTTCCAAGGAACTCCAAAATTAGACCCGAAGTCCAAGtaattcttccctccccccaagagCTTCAAAACAGAAGTCCTCCCTCCAAGACCTGGTGCCTGGCAACAGCTCTATGACCTCAGGCCCAGGGCTTAGAGCAGAGACTTTCAGACCTAGCTCCCCTGCCCTCTGGGGGCTGCCCTCACTGACCATGGCAGCTGGTACCCCCCAGCTTTTGTCACTCTTTGAAGCTGACTCCACCTGGGCCCTCATCAAGGACAAGGTGGGGTAACTGAGCCTGTCAAACAAGCTGGATCTTGGGCAGCTTTGGGAGGGATAGGTCAAGGGATGATGCCCCCAGCTCTGACCCTTGCCCAACTGCTCCACAGGTCATCGAGGAGCGCTTTGGACCCAGTGTGGTGGCTGTTCCCTTCCTGGCAGATGCAGCATGCTATGATCTACTTGGAGTACTGGTGAAGCAAAAGTCAAAACCTCCTCCATGGCTCATCCGTGCCCGCCTAGGCCTACCCTTGCCCCTTGGGCTAGGCCTGCCACGCCGGAGTCGGCGGGCTCTGCTACCTGTGGGACCACTGCCAGACTTGCTGGAGTATACAGGACCTGAAGGTGCCTTTGCCCACTGTACTAGAGAGTACTCACCCAAGGGCAGGGCTGAGGTAGGCTATGAGGAAACAAGACTGGTAGATGGGCAGCCCTGCCGCATCAACCTGCAGCTGGGGGGCTTGCGCAAACGTGTGGCCTTTCTGCTACTCCCACCAGGTCAAGTGGCCCTCCAGCCAGCCCTGCCCTGGCTCCGTGGCACTCACAGCATTTATGTCATCTACCAGGTCTTCTCCTGCTCCTGGCTGCAGCTAGTCCTCACACCCACAGCCTGTGAGCCCCGTCAGCTACGCCTGCAGTACCCCTTGCCTGTGGCTTTCTCTTGCCTTAAGTTTGCACTTCAGCCCAAAGGCATGCTGGGTCCACAGAGGCCCCTGACTGGAGACAAACTGCCTCGGGAAGCCAGCTGGGCTCGACCAGGTCCTGAGTCCACAATGAACCCAGAGCTGACCTCATCCTTGCCCTCAACCCTGCCCAATACCCTCCTTGATACTGATGTCCCACCCGCCCAACAGCAACCTACACCACTTCGCCAGGGTCCCCCAAGAGGACAGACAACCAGGTTCTCCTATAAGGGTCGCAACCCCTTCCAAAGGGGCCCAAACATGCTGTCGGGTACcgggaaaaaaaaaggtaactgaGGAGTCAGGTCACAAGGCCTCCAGAGCTAGGGCTGGGGCAAGGGATGGAGACTTGAGAATAGGACAGACCTTGGAGTCAAGGGCCAGAGATGCTAGGCCTATTAGGTAACCTTGAGGATTTGGAGACAGGACAGAGGTATAGAGGGCAGGGTGTGAGGGGAGCTGGTCTTTAAGGACAGTGCCTGGAGCCTTgagcagggtgggaagggagagagccTTAGGGGAACAtgcagtggggggtggggtgaggaggggagaggggtgtCCAGAGGAGCACCAAGTCCACAATCTAAAGGAAGGACTGGGTTCAGGGTTCTTATGTgaagtcctggggggggggggggggggatgagggaatgTGTTTTATTAACCAGCTACTGTGTACCAAGCATCTCACTCAAAAAGAATAGACAGGTTGGGCAAAAGAACCCAGTAGATGGGTCTTGAGGGATCACAGATCAGGTGAGCTATGACAGTATTTCCCCCCCATCCCCAACAGAGAACTGGCTCTTCAGCCCCCGAAACCCTTCACCAGGGAACCAGGGCGGGGGCCCAGGGGACCCGGACCGGCACTCCATGTCCCTGCCTCTGCTGCAGGGCCTATCAGCGGAATTCGACAGTGATGACtaagggggagggagaggcagGAGAAGGGGGCTCAACCCCAAGCTTTGGGCAAGGAGCCTAGTCCCCAATAAATACCAGCTGCTACTCCCCAAAACCACCCCAGACCAACACTGCCTCTTCCTTCTGGGTACTGGGTGGGTGGGTCAGAGCCCCAGGAAGCCCAGGTTCTAGTTCTAATTAGCCTGAAATCTCAGgcaagggggaagggagaagtgaGGTTGTCCATACCAAAGCAAGCCACTCTCACCAACCCATTCATGAGCCTTGGAAAGCACAAAGGAGGCATCAGAGCTGCTTAGACATTTCCCTTTTATACATATTGCAacaagttctccataaaacattcatctcaaataaattaaaaagttatctttCTGCCTCCTTGGCATCTAAAAACGGAGCCCACCTCATATCCATCCCCCCTTCCTGGGCTCCTGATTGTCCAGTGGGCAAGGGGGATGAAAAAGGAAGGACTAGGGTTCAGGGCTGGGTCTGGCAGGGGTCCTGGGCCCTTCTTCAAAGGCCTCCAGCAGAAAGGGTGAGGTGACTGCATGGGCCTGGGAAATGGCTGCCAGCTCCTTGAGGAACTCAGGGAAGACCACTGCACAATAGACAGCATTCTTGATGCGCAAAGCCTCCCCCTGTCGCTCAGCAGGGCTGCTCCGGAGGAGCAAGGGCGAGGGGCCCAGAGTTGATTGGGAGCCCCAACCCCCACCAAGACCCAGGGCTGGGCCAGGGCCTTCACGGCCCAGTGGTGGAACTCCTTGTGCTGCTTGCCGGGATCGTGTTGGACTGTGTGCATGACGAAGGAGCAGCTCTCCCAAGGATGGCTTCCGGGCCTTCActgggaaggagaaatgagagagttaTGGGGGGCCAGGGCTGCACTGGAGGCTATAGTCCCACATTCACTCAGGGAAAGTTAAATTTAAGACACAATCAGAAGCTAGGTTCCATCTATTTCCTAAGAATATACCCAAACCTGGAGGGGGGATAGAAATATGGGGAAAGCAGACAAAAGTAAAAGTGCCCACTTTCCACCTTTATTAGCACAATTCCACCTCCCATTCCTCAACCCAATCTTTCACAAGTACTGTTGCCCTCAAGACCAAGAACAAGGGAAAGAGATGGCTCTTTGCTGTCCATTGAACCCTCCAGTACAATCCTACCATAAGCACTAAATTTTTCTGCAAGTCATACTTACTAAGCCAATATCAACTGCTGTCCTCTGAATAAAATCTGACATCTCCTCTCTCTAATCAATACATGGTCACTGATGTGAGATCCCTCAGTGTTTCTCCATAATGTCTCAACACCTCCTCCAGGACACAGATCCCTCAAAAACCACCATCTACTAGTCACACTTAAAGTCTACAGACATCTTTGAATTCTAGTGCTACTGAGTCCTGCCACTTATCCCCATCTCCCTCCAGCATGGTGTAGCATAAAGACTACTTGGTTTGGTGTCAGATGTCtcaaatcctaactctgataCAACCTATGTATCCATAgccaaattacttaatctctctggtctcatttcctcatttattaaaaaaaaaaggggggggaggggactGGACCACCTCTAacagtcctttccaattctatatccTTGCTTTTATGCTTCCCTTTCATTTCTATAACTCCAGTACAAGGTCTCATTA
This region includes:
- the C1H11orf42 gene encoding uncharacterized protein C11orf42 homolog; translated protein: MTSGPGLRAETFRPSSPALWGLPSLTMAAGTPQLLSLFEADSTWALIKDKVIEERFGPSVVAVPFLADAACYDLLGVLVKQKSKPPPWLIRARLGLPLPLGLGLPRRSRRALLPVGPLPDLLEYTGPEGAFAHCTREYSPKGRAEVGYEETRLVDGQPCRINLQLGGLRKRVAFLLLPPGQVALQPALPWLRGTHSIYVIYQVFSCSWLQLVLTPTACEPRQLRLQYPLPVAFSCLKFALQPKGMLGPQRPLTGDKLPREASWARPGPESTMNPELTSSLPSTLPNTLLDTDVPPAQQQPTPLRQGPPRGQTTRFSYKGRNPFQRGPNMLSGTGKKKENWLFSPRNPSPGNQGGGPGDPDRHSMSLPLLQGLSAEFDSDD